The genomic window GTCATACCTTTATTGCTTAAGAAAGATTTTAGATATTAATTCTTTCTGATTAACATTTCAATTGTATCTATAAAGGTACTAACTCTATTCTCATAAGTATGAGATCTTCTCACAATATCTGAACCTCTTTTGGCTTTGATCTTTCGTTCTTCTGGATTTTCAATATAATATTCAATTAAATCACGAAGTTCTTCTTTTGTTTCATATGTTACTATTGCATCTCCAAACATATCCTCAATTCCCTCGACTTTATCTGTGATAATAAAAGCCTCGGATGCTAAACCATCAAATATCCGATTTGAAATAAAGCCCTTTTGTCTCATATCATCCCAGTGATCATTTAGTAAAATATCACACGAGCCATAGTATTTATATAGATCTGTATTAAGAATGTGTTTCCCTTTAATATACTTACGATCGATGATATTCTCCCATAATGTTCCAAAAACAGCTAACTCTCTATCTGTAGGTAACAAGTCTTTAATAATTTTTCTATAAATCTTACGTGAATTCCCTACAAATAAGAGTTGATATTTCTTAGCCTCATCTTCTGTAGGTCTACGAAATAGCTTAGGGTCTGTACATTGAAGCATTGGAGTAACAGGGACATCTGCTTTTCCTGCAATAATTTTTGCCCATTCAAAGGATGAAATAAAAACATGATCGTATTCATTATACTCTTCAATAGAAACCTTATCCGGATGCGATATATTCCACATAATATTAATATGATGACTTTTAGGCTTATATCTACTTAATCCTCTTAAAACAATAACCGTATCACATGATAAGTCTTTATCATTGTCCCACTCCGGTAACATTTGAATAATTACTTCATGCCCCTTTTTCTCAAACTGTTTCTTCAATCCTAAGGCCATATGGTAATCTCCCCACTCATGGGCAACCTCCCATTTAGGAGCAGGAACTTTTATTGCAACTTTAAGCTTGTCTTGGTGACCTAATAGAATTTCCCGAATCGTTTTAGCACGATTGTCATAAGTGTGATTTGTTAGCACAACTTCCTGCAATTTTTTGACCAACTTATTTCTTTTATTTTCGTTATTGAGATAAGTCAACAACAGATTTTCTAGTTCTTCTTTTGTTTCAAATGTCGGAAGTATCCCCTTAAAAGTTTCCTCAGCACCAAGTTTTCCATTTGTTATTACCAGAGTACCACTTGCTAAAGCATCAAATACCCTACTATTTACAGAACCATATGGTTTCGTCACTCGATTGGCATCATCAATTACTAACTTAGTTGACTTATAAAGATCCGGAATTTGCTTATAACTTAAGAAACCTTGATCATATGGTTGGAACTTTTTAATTTTGTCCCAATTTTTCCCGAAAATTTTAAAGTCATATGGTATTTTTTCAGGATTTAATAGTTGAATAATCTCCCTTGGATCATTCCAGTAACTACCAGTAAAACAATAATCGCACGATAGTAAGTCATTTTTAGTACCATTTTTAAAGCGTTCGGGATTAGTAGCAATAGGTAAAACATACACTTGTTTATTTATCTTTTTACTAACAAGCTCACTGGCATAGCTACTCGATGCAAATAAAACATCATATTTCTCAAAGCCCGGTGATTCTATCCAACGCTCAAACCAATTTCTCATCCAAGCAATTTTAACCAAGTTGTGCGGGGCATTGATAATTTTCATAGGGTTATAGGCCTCTAGAAGGGAAATCAATATATCAGTATCTTCCTCTAAGGTATACCAACTTTTCTCTCCTCTCCTAGAAACAAAATATACTGAATAGCCTAGCTTCTTGAGAGACTCTCCTAGTTCTAATGCTGTAAAGTAATCACCAGCTGTCACATTAGGTCCTACTTCTGTCACTGCTAGTGCAATCTTCAATGGTTGTTCAGTTATAATCATTTTATTATTTAATTTTTCGTTTAGAATTTGTCTTTTCAACCAATAAAACCACTTATTTTTTAGCAGATTTCTATTCTTTAGCCGCCTATCTCGAATTTCTTTTTTCAAGTCTTTCTCTTGAGTTCCAAATTCATGATGAAAAAGAACAGAAGTTGGACAGTAGATGTTTTTAAGCCCTTTTTTTATAACCTTTAGGCCGAAGTCCACATCTTCGTATCCATAGACGTATCCTTCATCTAAACCTTCTAATTCTAAATACAAATCTTTCTTTACTAATAAACAAGCTGCAGTTACAGCTGCACGCTCTCTTTTCTGATTGACTTCAGCAGCAAATGGGTCTAACCCATTACCAGTATTATACGGTTGTATAAAATCCACCGTGTTTTTGAAAGCAATACCTGTGTGTTGAACCTTCAACTCGTTTACTTTGTTAATACTATTTTTATTCTGTTTAGAATATATTAATTTTGATCCAACTGTTCCAACGCCTGGTGTTGTTTGAATTGTATTTACCATTTCCGTTAACCAACCCCAAAGTGGCTCTACATCATTATTTAATAATAAAATGTACTCACCTTTTGCTTCATTTACTGCTTTATTATTGGCTTCTGAAAATGAAGCATTATAATTATTCTTAATGAGTTTAATTGTTACTTTGGGCGTGAACTCATTGATTACTTCGAAACTATTATCATTTGAGTTATTATCAAAAATGATAATCTCAAAATTCGGATAGATGGTATTCTCCAAAATTGAAGTAAACAATCTTCTTAAATGTTCTGCACCGTTACGGTTTAATACAATTAAGGAAACCAATGGACAAGTTTCTGGTACTTTCACATCAATTTGTTGTTTATGCTTTTTTATAATCTCTTTATATACTTCTTCAGCATTAATTTTCGGTATTTGTCTACTTTTAGTTAAATTATTAGGCTTAACTGCAGTATTCTTTGTTTCCCTTAAAGTTTCATTATTTTTTTTTCTATTATTACGTTTTTTGAGACCCAGCTTCACTAATTGAATCAACTTTAAAGGAGCTTTTAAAGTATCTTTCGAAGGTCTTAATGCACTTATAACAATATCTCCTAATTGATATCGAACTGAGTTTAAATGCGTGTTTGCCGCAATTTCTGCATGCTGTGCTCTTATTAGATTATTTTTAGCCTGACCTTTTAACTCTTGTATTTGTTTAGAAAGTTTGTTTTTTTCCGTTTGAAATTCATTTAATTTTTCTTCTAAGATATATATCTCATTCTCTTTTGAATATAATTTCTCAGACACCACGGCCGTTTCTTCGAACATCGTTTTTAGTTCACCAATAGAATTATCTATGGTGTTCTGTAAAATATCTTTAATCTCTTTGTTGTTATCTAATTTCTCTTGAGTATTTTTTAATTCTTCTTCTTTTTCTTTAAATTCATCATTTAATTCTTGTAACTGGTTATTTATTGAAGATAACTCTCTTCTCAACCTTGCATTATTATCAATTAAAGTCTGGTTCTTATCGAGTTCATCTATTAGTGTACCCTTCAATTCCGTCATTTTTTCATTAACAGAATTAATTTCATTTTTTAGTCTATTATTCTCAATCATTAAAGTTATTCGTTCTTTTTCTACGACTTCAATGAGTTTTTCAGCAGTGAATAGTTTAGCAACTTGCTCTTCGCCTGAATTTATTATCACTCCAAGCCCATGTAGACCTTCTATTTTCAACAGCTTTAAATTTAGTTCAGATTCATTAATGAAATCTTCAACAGCTGTTAATACTCCGTTTTGAGGGTTGTTCTCATAGATTGCGTTATTAAGGTGACTATTAAATCCATTTTCCACCAAACTGGATGAGTCTGTAGTTATTCCTAACTTTTTGTATGGTTGTTGGTATGCTAGTGGTATATTTTCTGGATTGTAATATAAATCTCTTCTACCGTATGGCCAACCAATATCGTGAATAAGAACTAACGGGAACTTATTTTTTCCATTGAAATTTTTTTCAATTATCTTTAGTTCATTATAGACAGTGTACCAATTGTGATCTCCATCAATTAAGACAGCATCATAGTTCTCAATGAGCGGTAATGCACTTAAGCTTAATTCTTTATAAAACTTAAAGTTTGAGTATTCTTTCTCAAACTCTACTGTATCAAATAAAGGAGCAGGATCAATACAAAAAAGCTGTCCTTCTTTTTCACTAATATATTCAAGTAGTTGTTTAGTATTTTTCCCATATTGAGATCCTACCTCAACTACATCTTTCACATTATGTGCTTCAAAGATTGGTTTTATAATAACTTCCCAAAAACGATTCAAAACCTTCCCTCCTACTTAAGTAATTACGCATTATATTTTGAAAAGACTTCCTCTACAGGTCCATCTGCTTTTTTCATACCCTTGTCCATCCATATTACTCTATCACACACTTTTTTTATCATATCTTCTGAATGCGATACTAAAATAATTGTCGTCCCCTGCTCTTTTAAACTGAGTATATGATTTAAACCTTTTTCTTTAAATTTCTTATCTCCCACCGCCAATATTTCATCTATCAATAATATGTCGGGTTTAATACTAACAGCTATAGAATACGCAAGTCTCATGTACATACCTGAAGAGTAGTTTCTCACAGGCTGGTCAATGAATTCCTCTAGTTCTGAGAATTCTATTATAAATTTCAGTTTTTCATCGACTTGTTTTTTAGATAGACCAAGAATTGCACCAT from Bacillus sp. HMF5848 includes these protein-coding regions:
- a CDS encoding glycosyltransferase, whose protein sequence is MNRFWEVIIKPIFEAHNVKDVVEVGSQYGKNTKQLLEYISEKEGQLFCIDPAPLFDTVEFEKEYSNFKFYKELSLSALPLIENYDAVLIDGDHNWYTVYNELKIIEKNFNGKNKFPLVLIHDIGWPYGRRDLYYNPENIPLAYQQPYKKLGITTDSSSLVENGFNSHLNNAIYENNPQNGVLTAVEDFINESELNLKLLKIEGLHGLGVIINSGEEQVAKLFTAEKLIEVVEKERITLMIENNRLKNEINSVNEKMTELKGTLIDELDKNQTLIDNNARLRRELSSINNQLQELNDEFKEKEEELKNTQEKLDNNKEIKDILQNTIDNSIGELKTMFEETAVVSEKLYSKENEIYILEEKLNEFQTEKNKLSKQIQELKGQAKNNLIRAQHAEIAANTHLNSVRYQLGDIVISALRPSKDTLKAPLKLIQLVKLGLKKRNNRKKNNETLRETKNTAVKPNNLTKSRQIPKINAEEVYKEIIKKHKQQIDVKVPETCPLVSLIVLNRNGAEHLRRLFTSILENTIYPNFEIIIFDNNSNDNSFEVINEFTPKVTIKLIKNNYNASFSEANNKAVNEAKGEYILLLNNDVEPLWGWLTEMVNTIQTTPGVGTVGSKLIYSKQNKNSINKVNELKVQHTGIAFKNTVDFIQPYNTGNGLDPFAAEVNQKRERAAVTAACLLVKKDLYLELEGLDEGYVYGYEDVDFGLKVIKKGLKNIYCPTSVLFHHEFGTQEKDLKKEIRDRRLKNRNLLKNKWFYWLKRQILNEKLNNKMIITEQPLKIALAVTEVGPNVTAGDYFTALELGESLKKLGYSVYFVSRRGEKSWYTLEEDTDILISLLEAYNPMKIINAPHNLVKIAWMRNWFERWIESPGFEKYDVLFASSSYASELVSKKINKQVYVLPIATNPERFKNGTKNDLLSCDYCFTGSYWNDPREIIQLLNPEKIPYDFKIFGKNWDKIKKFQPYDQGFLSYKQIPDLYKSTKLVIDDANRVTKPYGSVNSRVFDALASGTLVITNGKLGAEETFKGILPTFETKEELENLLLTYLNNENKRNKLVKKLQEVVLTNHTYDNRAKTIREILLGHQDKLKVAIKVPAPKWEVAHEWGDYHMALGLKKQFEKKGHEVIIQMLPEWDNDKDLSCDTVIVLRGLSRYKPKSHHINIMWNISHPDKVSIEEYNEYDHVFISSFEWAKIIAGKADVPVTPMLQCTDPKLFRRPTEDEAKKYQLLFVGNSRKIYRKIIKDLLPTDRELAVFGTLWENIIDRKYIKGKHILNTDLYKYYGSCDILLNDHWDDMRQKGFISNRIFDGLASEAFIITDKVEGIEDMFGDAIVTYETKEELRDLIEYYIENPEERKIKAKRGSDIVRRSHTYENRVSTFIDTIEMLIRKN
- a CDS encoding ABC transporter ATP-binding protein; this encodes MQLIEVKELSKRFILNNNTNTLKDLLVYRNKIKRKEYWALQNVNLSVSKGEAVGIIGRNGSGKSTLLKIITKILYPTSGEVNVHGRVSSLLELGAGFKPDYTGLENIYLNGAILGLSKKQVDEKLKFIIEFSELEEFIDQPVRNYSSGMYMRLAYSIAVSIKPDILLIDEILAVGDKKFKEKGLNHILSLKEQGTTIILVSHSEDMIKKVCDRVIWMDKGMKKADGPVEEVFSKYNA